AACTCAGGGACTATGTAGAGCTGGACTACATCCAGCCAGAAACTGAGATCATTCATGAGGATGGCCGGAAATATCAGGCATTTGAGATCGGATTGTTCCCCGGATTCGTTCCTGCAAAACCAGACCCTGCCGACGAGAACGAAAACATGATCGCACCGTTACCGGGCTGGAATGTTCTGGTGGGAGTGGTCGCACTGACTCTGGTCTCAATGAAAATTGCCCAGAGGGTGCCGGAAGACCACTGGTTCCACGGCGTGCTACCGTTCTCGTTGACCATTGGTGGTTTCGCGATGGTTTTAATCGGCTGTTATACCGGTTTGACGGGGATTGCTCACAACTTCCGGGGGATACCTAAATACCGTCCTGTCTTTTACAGAGTTGGTGCTGTGATCGTGATTTACCTGGGCATTTTATTCTTGGTTGCAGGAACGAAAGATCTATTTTGATGCCCGTAGTTGCTGATCACACTTATCAGTGCGAACCCTCCCATGCTTGTTTTGACAACTTCGCATAATCAGTGGTGAGAGTACACCTGAGAGTGCGGCAAATCTTGCGACCGATCGCGTAGCCACCGCGAGCAGAAGCAGCCTAAAAGTCACAGGATTAGTCCTGAATTCTACATAGTCACATCAGACAGTTTCGTACGCCCTGGAATAGTCTCCCCGAAGACAGTTTCAGGGCGTTTTGTTTTCAAGCTGTTGGTAAGCGAACCGGGGAACAGCTGACTGCAGCATATCATCAGCAGGCAGACCAGCAGCAAACCAACCAGCGGCGGTTCTGAGGTAACCCAGATTTAAAAAGTACTTTCTAGATTTATAACCAGTCATTTAACGTCAGGAGAACCAATTCATGAGTCATATTGTGGAAATTAAAACCGAAGTCCGGGACGAGGCAGCCATCAGTGCCGCCTGTCAGCGTCTCAAGCTGGAGGCACCAACGCAGGGGACGGTAAAGCTTTTCAGTGACTCTGCCACCGGTACGATCGTCAAACTACCTGGCTGGCGATATCCGGCTGTGTTCGACACACAATCCGGCCAGGCTCGCTTCGACAACTTCGAAGGCCGCTGGGGCGAGCAACATCAACTGGATCGCTTCCTGCAGGGGTATGCCGTTGAGAAGACACGCATCGAAGCGCGTCGTAAGGGACACACGGTGACCGAGCAGGCTCAGGCTGACGGCTCGATCAAGTTGACGGTCCAGGTAGGAGGTGCTGTATGAATCGGACGATCGAGATCACAGTCACCCCGGACGGACAGACTCGTGTGGAGACCAAAGGCTTTTCCGGAGCCGGCTGCCGCGAAGCCAGCCGGTTCATTGAGGAAGCCCTGGGGAAACGGGCCAGCGAACGGACCACGGCGGAGTTCTTTCAGATCGCTGATGAACGGCAACGCCTTCAGGAAGGAGGTGGTTGATGACCAAGGTCCGTCGACAGATCCAACGGCAGCAACGCGAAGATCCGGCTGTCGAAGCACGCCGCATTGCCCGCATTCGTAAGAAGTATGATGATCTGACCAAGGAGCAGGAGGCCCTCAGTCGCTGGATGACACGCCTGAAACGTGCCTTTCACAAGGTAGAGAAGCTTCAGGAGCGGATCGCCCGCATGGAACGCCAGTTGGCTGACCTGGAGGATCGTGGCTGACAGTCAGGCTCTGCACATTCAATAACCATTTGTTTTATCAATGCCCCGGCTTCGGCTGGGGCTTTTTCATTTACGCACTTAATAAGGAGTCGCTATGCCGACAATTACTTCACTAACCCAGAAACTGGCTGAACATGTCGCGGCCTGTTTCCCGGGGCTGTGGATTCAGTCCCACGAGCATCAGGATGCTCTGACGGAAATTGCTCAGCTCTGCCATGATTCTCAGTGGCAGCTGGCCACCTGGGACATCGACACAGGACTCATCGTCCCCGGCCAGACAGAGCAGGGGGGAAGCAGCAATGATCCGCTGACTGCCATCAAGGCGATCAATGCCCTGGCCACGCCTGAAGGAACAGCCATTCTTGTGCTGCAGAACTTTCACCGATTCCTGCAGTCCGCAGAAGTGGTCCAGGCGTTGTCTCAGCAGATCAACACCGGCAAGCAGAACCGGGCCATCGTGATCGTGCTGTCGCCCGTTGTGCAAATCCCCACCGAGCTGGAACGCATGTTTGTCGTGATGGAGCACGATCTCCCCCACCGGCAGGAACTGGAAGAAATCGCTCGTGGGATTGCCACGGAGGAGGGGGAGCTGCCCGCAGAAGCCGAGTTACAGGTGATTCTCGATGCGGCAGCCGGACTCACCCGGATGGAAGCGGAGAATGCGTTCAGCCTGTCACTGGTTCGGGACGGGAGAATCACTGCAGATGCCGTCTGGGAATTAAAGACCCAAACGCTAAAAAAAAGTGGTCTGCTCTCGCTGTACCGCAGTAACGATGACTTCAGCAGCCTGGGAGGTCTGGTAGCTCTCAAGGCGTTCTGTAAACGGGCCATGCTGCATCCGCAGCGTGGGAATCCACTGAAACGCCCGCGTGGGGTCCTGCTGTTGTCCCCACCTGGTTGTGGCAAGTCACAGTTCTG
This DNA window, taken from Gimesia sp., encodes the following:
- a CDS encoding DUF1257 domain-containing protein; its protein translation is MSHIVEIKTEVRDEAAISAACQRLKLEAPTQGTVKLFSDSATGTIVKLPGWRYPAVFDTQSGQARFDNFEGRWGEQHQLDRFLQGYAVEKTRIEARRKGHTVTEQAQADGSIKLTVQVGGAV
- a CDS encoding DUF2997 domain-containing protein — encoded protein: MNRTIEITVTPDGQTRVETKGFSGAGCREASRFIEEALGKRASERTTAEFFQIADERQRLQEGGG
- a CDS encoding AAA family ATPase — protein: MPTITSLTQKLAEHVAACFPGLWIQSHEHQDALTEIAQLCHDSQWQLATWDIDTGLIVPGQTEQGGSSNDPLTAIKAINALATPEGTAILVLQNFHRFLQSAEVVQALSQQINTGKQNRAIVIVLSPVVQIPTELERMFVVMEHDLPHRQELEEIARGIATEEGELPAEAELQVILDAAAGLTRMEAENAFSLSLVRDGRITADAVWELKTQTLKKSGLLSLYRSNDDFSSLGGLVALKAFCKRAMLHPQRGNPLKRPRGVLLLSPPGCGKSQFCKALGREVGRPVLNLDIGSLMGSLVGQSEERTREALKVIDAMAPCIAMIDEVEKAFAGMNGSGDSGVASRMFGVFLSWLNDHQSDVFVVCTANDVSKLPPEFSRSERFDGVFFLDLPDREEKDAIWALYRDLFEIDADQAAPDDTDWTGAEIKSCCRLAALLDLPLRQAAQNVVPVAVTAAESVSQLRTWAGGRCLSANQPGIYRKPQQRARSRRSVNREASKN